A genome region from Nocardia sp. NBC_01730 includes the following:
- a CDS encoding EamA family transporter — MTNRDRLLGLTVVLLWGLNFLAIRVGLDHFPPFFFAALRFAVLAVPALLFIPRPRVPVRWILLYGTGFGILQFAFLFTAMRVGMPTGLASLVLQSSAPFTVLLGALFLRERIRPAQTAGIAVAVAGMAVIGWDRLEHATLLPVLLTLAGGLGWAFGNIGARLAGTESPSVNPLHLMLWTTAVPPLPMFALSAFAEGPTTGLRAVADSFSLAGLPALVALSYIAILATVVGTGLWTYLMGRYPAGMVAPFSLLVPVIGIAAAWVFLGETPTLLSLVGGGVVIAGAFAATSNKPRTAEAHAAVGTAPPTTKTLVASGRPAAG, encoded by the coding sequence GTGACCAATCGCGACCGCCTGCTCGGCCTCACCGTCGTCCTGCTCTGGGGGCTCAATTTCCTCGCCATCCGAGTAGGGCTCGACCACTTCCCGCCATTCTTCTTCGCCGCACTGCGCTTCGCTGTACTCGCGGTCCCCGCGCTGCTGTTCATCCCGCGCCCGCGCGTCCCGGTGCGCTGGATCCTGTTGTACGGCACCGGTTTCGGCATCCTGCAGTTCGCGTTCCTGTTCACCGCGATGCGGGTGGGGATGCCGACCGGGCTCGCCTCGCTTGTACTGCAATCCTCCGCGCCGTTCACCGTGCTGCTCGGCGCGCTATTCCTGCGTGAGCGGATCCGGCCGGCGCAGACCGCAGGCATCGCCGTCGCGGTCGCGGGCATGGCGGTGATCGGCTGGGACCGGCTGGAACACGCCACCCTGCTGCCGGTGCTGCTGACCCTGGCGGGCGGGCTCGGCTGGGCATTCGGCAATATCGGCGCGCGCCTGGCAGGCACCGAATCTCCCAGCGTCAACCCGCTGCACCTGATGCTGTGGACCACCGCCGTTCCGCCGTTGCCCATGTTCGCCCTTTCCGCGTTCGCCGAAGGGCCGACCACCGGCCTGCGCGCAGTGGCCGACTCGTTCTCGCTCGCGGGCCTGCCTGCCCTGGTGGCGTTGAGCTATATCGCCATCCTGGCCACGGTCGTCGGCACCGGGCTGTGGACCTACCTGATGGGCCGCTACCCGGCCGGGATGGTCGCGCCCTTCTCCCTGCTCGTTCCGGTCATCGGGATCGCCGCCGCCTGGGTCTTCCTCGGCGAGACCCCGACCCTGCTGTCGCTGGTCGGCGGCGGCGTCGTCATCGCGGGCGCCTTCGCCGCCACCTCGAACAAGCCGCGCACGGCCGAGGCGCACGCCGCGGTGGGCACCGCCCCGCCGACGACGAAAACACTCGTCGCTTCGGGCCGACCGGCAGCGGGCTGA
- a CDS encoding LysR family transcriptional regulator produces the protein MALERLRVLRELADRGTVAAVAAALSMTPSAVSQQLKVLAREAGVALLEPDGRRVRLTDAGRALVMRADEVFAAMDRAVAEMAHYRGSPRGRVRVAVFPSGGALLLPHVLPGLADSGVDVVARDEDVPPSDVARLLADYDVVLTHRDERAAPIADPRVATRVLMREPIDVVAAPTHRLAGRTAVTPEELADETWLSVRGGFPVDDVLRSIATITGVQPRIAQRLNDFRVIEALVATGYGVALMPRYAVGDPDLSVLRLSDVRAARRYELATRPRADNRPAIAAVLAAFESAAAIVTADA, from the coding sequence ATGGCACTGGAGCGACTGCGCGTGCTGCGTGAGCTTGCCGATCGTGGAACCGTCGCGGCTGTCGCCGCCGCGCTGTCGATGACTCCGTCGGCGGTGTCGCAGCAGCTCAAGGTACTGGCCAGGGAGGCGGGCGTCGCCCTGCTCGAACCCGACGGAAGGCGGGTCCGGCTCACCGATGCGGGCCGCGCGCTGGTGATGCGCGCCGACGAGGTGTTCGCGGCTATGGATCGCGCGGTCGCCGAAATGGCGCACTATCGCGGCTCGCCGCGTGGCCGGGTGCGCGTCGCGGTGTTCCCCTCGGGCGGCGCGTTGCTGCTGCCGCACGTGCTGCCCGGCCTGGCGGACAGCGGTGTCGACGTAGTCGCACGGGACGAGGATGTGCCCCCGTCCGATGTGGCGCGGCTACTCGCCGACTACGACGTGGTGCTGACCCATCGCGACGAACGCGCCGCGCCGATCGCCGACCCGCGCGTCGCGACCCGGGTGCTCATGCGCGAACCGATCGATGTCGTCGCGGCGCCCACGCATCGGCTTGCCGGTCGCACGGCCGTCACGCCGGAGGAACTGGCCGACGAGACGTGGCTGAGCGTACGTGGCGGTTTCCCGGTCGACGACGTGCTCCGCTCGATCGCCACCATAACCGGAGTTCAACCGCGAATTGCACAGCGACTCAACGATTTCCGCGTCATCGAAGCCCTGGTGGCCACGGGCTACGGTGTGGCGCTGATGCCGCGCTACGCGGTGGGAGATCCGGATCTGTCGGTGCTGCGCCTCTCGGATGTCCGCGCCGCCCGCAGGTACGAACTGGCGACCAGGCCGCGTGCCGACAACCGTCCGGCCATTGCCGCCGTGCTCGCGGCCTTCGAGTCGGCCGCTGCGATCGTGACGGCGGATGCTTGA
- a CDS encoding MinD/ParA family ATP-binding protein — MTPDDQNPTSPPWLQSHSVDTADVTGAESSAADPSTEQTGGAEAKETDVADAPDQPDADQGPPEPQGSIDQTTAYPQTAGPAQGYGPLLGPESYDPYAQPNSGPYAQPTFPAEPYAAGAFQPSSGPSGSQPSPPPTEPQGPNSGYNEYFQQEIGNDGLVRRAPQDAPPPEAGAPQSDQPSGPIYSWAPPPPPVTHQPPPSHQPPPSLQPPPSYQPPPPIGQPPGLSWQGGQGGPNPHQSAQPFQPQHVPQPGQPGHSVNDLNLLKRARRSPRSGWRRAVHKASGGMINPGESAADLVYRDLVERVNQPVRGDYRIAILSLKGGVGKTTTTVGLGSTFASLRGDRVIAIDANPDLGTLAHRVPRQTRSTVRNLLEDDHITRYSDVRAHTSQAPSRLEVLASEQDPAVSEAFSEADYRKAIGVLQSFYNIILTDCGTGLMHSAMAGVLDMASSLVLVTSPAIDGARSASATLDWLDHHGYRNLVERTVVVVNASRRGASTVDLDQLRKLFLDRTRAVQVVPFDDHLAEGAEIDLELVSKPTQRALLELAAMVADDFEYIGSQPQHPYRYQGPPGM, encoded by the coding sequence GTGACACCAGACGACCAGAACCCGACCTCTCCGCCCTGGCTGCAGAGTCATTCCGTGGACACGGCCGACGTCACCGGGGCGGAGTCATCGGCCGCCGACCCGTCGACCGAGCAAACCGGCGGCGCGGAAGCGAAGGAAACCGACGTGGCGGATGCGCCCGACCAGCCGGACGCCGATCAGGGACCGCCCGAGCCGCAGGGTTCGATCGACCAGACCACGGCCTACCCGCAGACCGCAGGTCCCGCACAGGGCTACGGCCCATTGCTCGGACCCGAATCGTATGACCCGTACGCCCAGCCGAACTCCGGACCGTACGCGCAGCCGACGTTTCCAGCGGAGCCGTACGCGGCCGGCGCGTTCCAGCCGTCATCCGGCCCGAGCGGTAGCCAGCCCAGTCCCCCGCCGACGGAGCCGCAGGGGCCGAACTCCGGTTACAACGAGTACTTCCAGCAGGAGATCGGCAATGACGGCTTGGTGCGGCGAGCGCCCCAGGACGCCCCACCTCCGGAAGCCGGTGCGCCACAGTCCGATCAGCCGAGCGGCCCGATCTACAGCTGGGCGCCGCCTCCTCCGCCGGTGACGCATCAGCCGCCGCCCTCGCATCAGCCGCCGCCCTCGCTTCAACCGCCACCCTCGTATCAGCCGCCGCCTCCGATCGGACAGCCTCCGGGGCTGAGTTGGCAAGGCGGGCAAGGCGGACCGAATCCGCACCAGTCCGCGCAGCCGTTCCAGCCGCAGCATGTGCCGCAGCCCGGCCAGCCGGGACACTCGGTGAATGATCTGAACCTGCTCAAACGGGCCCGCAGGTCGCCGCGCAGCGGGTGGCGCCGTGCGGTACACAAGGCCTCCGGCGGCATGATCAACCCGGGTGAGTCGGCGGCCGACCTCGTCTACCGCGACCTCGTAGAGCGGGTGAACCAGCCGGTCCGCGGTGACTACCGGATCGCGATCCTCTCGCTGAAGGGCGGCGTCGGCAAGACCACCACCACAGTCGGCCTCGGCTCTACATTCGCGTCGCTGCGCGGTGACCGGGTCATCGCGATCGACGCCAACCCCGACCTGGGCACGCTCGCGCACCGGGTGCCGCGGCAGACCCGCTCCACCGTGCGCAACCTGCTCGAGGACGACCACATCACCAGGTACTCGGACGTGCGGGCGCACACCTCGCAGGCACCGAGCCGACTGGAAGTGCTTGCCAGCGAACAGGATCCGGCGGTCTCCGAGGCGTTCAGCGAGGCGGACTACCGCAAGGCGATCGGCGTACTGCAGTCGTTCTACAACATCATCCTGACCGACTGCGGCACCGGCCTGATGCACTCGGCGATGGCGGGCGTGCTGGACATGGCCAGCTCGCTCGTGCTGGTCACCTCGCCCGCGATCGACGGCGCGCGTAGCGCATCGGCCACGCTGGACTGGCTCGACCACCACGGGTACCGCAACTTGGTCGAGCGCACCGTAGTGGTGGTGAACGCCTCACGGCGCGGCGCGTCCACCGTTGACCTCGACCAGCTGCGCAAGCTGTTCCTCGACCGCACCCGCGCGGTACAGGTGGTGCCGTTCGACGACCACCTCGCCGAGGGCGCGGAGATCGACCTCGAGCTGGTGAGCAAGCCGACGCAGCGGGCGCTGCTGGAGCTGGCTGCGATGGTGGCCGACGACTTCGAGTACATCGGCTCGCAGCCGCAGCATCCCTACCGGTACCAGGGGCCGCCCGGGATGTGA
- the leuA gene encoding 2-isopropylmalate synthase, with amino-acid sequence MSPADAFVSSTRTITVPSKPTPTDQPAWNKQKNSSMPTFRYRPFAEEVELVTLPDRTWPNKVIDRAPGWCAVDLRDGNQALIDPMSPARKRRMFDLLVRMGYKEIEVGFPSASQTDFDFVREIIEDGAIPDDVTIQVLTQCRPELIQRTFEACAGAQNVIVHFYNSTSILQRKVVFRADRAAIRKIATDAAALCLEIERRYPDTNWRYEYSPESYTGTELEYALEVCDAVSEIIAPTPDKPLIINLPATVEMATPNVYADSIEWMSRNLARRDSIVLSLHPHNDRGTAVAAAELGYQAGADRIEGCLFGNGERTGNVCLVTLGMNLFSRGVDPQINFSDIDEVRRTVEYCNQLPVHERHPYGGDLVYTAFSGSHQDAINKGLDAMKTGADAAGSDVDDIIWEVPYLPIDPKDVGRTYEAVIRVNSQSGKGGVAYIMKTDHGLALPRRLQIEFSQAIQQITDGEGGEVTPKEMWDVFHEEYLSPIRPLERMRQKVTASETDGGVDSIVAVVKVDGVEQEVTGAGNGPLASFVDAIAAVGFHVQVLDYSEHAMSAGDDAQAAAYVECAIGDKVVWGVGIATSITTASLRAVVSAVNRAH; translated from the coding sequence ATGTCCCCTGCTGACGCCTTCGTATCGAGCACCCGCACCATCACCGTGCCGAGCAAACCCACCCCCACCGACCAGCCTGCTTGGAACAAGCAGAAGAACTCCTCGATGCCGACCTTCCGCTATCGGCCGTTCGCCGAGGAGGTCGAGCTGGTCACGCTGCCCGACCGCACCTGGCCGAACAAGGTCATCGACCGGGCGCCGGGCTGGTGCGCCGTCGACCTGCGCGACGGCAATCAGGCGCTGATCGACCCGATGAGCCCGGCCCGCAAACGCCGCATGTTCGACCTGCTGGTGCGGATGGGCTACAAGGAGATCGAGGTCGGCTTCCCTTCGGCGAGCCAGACCGACTTCGACTTCGTCCGCGAGATCATCGAGGACGGCGCGATCCCCGACGACGTGACCATCCAGGTGCTCACTCAGTGTCGGCCCGAGCTGATCCAACGCACCTTCGAGGCCTGCGCGGGCGCGCAGAACGTGATCGTGCACTTCTACAACTCCACCTCGATCCTGCAGCGGAAAGTGGTGTTCCGCGCCGACCGGGCGGCTATCAGGAAGATCGCCACGGATGCCGCGGCGCTGTGCCTGGAGATCGAGCGGCGCTACCCGGACACCAATTGGCGCTACGAGTACAGCCCGGAGTCCTACACCGGCACCGAGCTGGAGTATGCCCTGGAGGTCTGCGACGCGGTCTCCGAGATCATCGCGCCGACGCCGGACAAGCCACTGATCATCAACCTGCCCGCCACCGTCGAGATGGCCACCCCGAACGTCTACGCCGACTCGATCGAGTGGATGAGCCGCAACCTGGCCCGCCGCGACTCCATCGTGCTGTCGCTGCACCCGCACAACGACCGCGGCACCGCGGTCGCCGCCGCCGAGCTGGGTTACCAGGCGGGCGCCGATCGGATCGAGGGCTGCCTGTTCGGCAACGGTGAGCGCACCGGCAACGTCTGCCTGGTCACCTTGGGGATGAACCTGTTCTCCCGCGGCGTGGACCCGCAGATCAACTTCTCCGACATCGACGAGGTCCGACGCACCGTCGAGTACTGCAACCAGCTGCCCGTGCACGAACGCCACCCGTACGGCGGCGACCTGGTCTACACCGCCTTCTCCGGCAGTCACCAGGACGCCATCAACAAGGGCTTGGACGCGATGAAGACCGGGGCAGACGCCGCCGGGTCGGACGTGGACGACATCATCTGGGAGGTGCCCTACCTGCCGATCGACCCGAAGGACGTGGGCCGCACCTACGAGGCCGTCATCCGGGTCAACTCGCAGTCCGGCAAGGGCGGCGTCGCCTACATCATGAAGACCGACCACGGATTGGCTCTGCCGCGGCGGCTGCAGATCGAGTTCTCCCAGGCGATCCAGCAGATCACCGACGGCGAGGGCGGCGAGGTCACACCGAAGGAGATGTGGGACGTCTTCCACGAGGAGTACTTGAGTCCGATCCGCCCGCTGGAGCGGATGCGCCAGAAGGTCACCGCGTCGGAGACCGACGGCGGAGTCGACTCGATCGTGGCGGTGGTCAAGGTCGACGGCGTCGAGCAGGAGGTCACCGGCGCCGGCAACGGACCGCTCGCGTCGTTCGTCGACGCGATCGCCGCCGTCGGCTTCCACGTTCAGGTGCTGGACTACTCCGAGCACGCCATGTCCGCGGGCGACGACGCCCAGGCCGCCGCCTACGTGGAATGCGCGATCGGCGACAAGGTGGTGTGGGGCGTCGGCATCGCCACCTCGATCACGACCGCGTCGCTGCGCGCGGTGGTGTCCGCGGTCAATCGCGCCCACTGA
- a CDS encoding sulfite exporter TauE/SafE family protein, producing MTWLEQLAVFGAGIAAGGINTIVGSGTLITFPVLLAFGVPPVTANVSNTIGLVPGSLSGVHGYRRELVGQQARLLRLGTASLLGGITGAVLLLVLPADAFKAIVPILIIAALVLVVVQPRLARWVKRQRENDGTPAPAHGGPILFAAIYATGVYGGYFGAAQGVLLIGLLGVFVHEDIQRLNGVKNALALIVNGVSALIFIVVADVNWRAAVLIALGSIIGGQLGARMGRRMPPTVLRAVIVVVGVIAVVRLLSS from the coding sequence ATGACCTGGCTGGAGCAACTGGCCGTCTTCGGTGCGGGCATCGCGGCGGGCGGTATCAACACGATCGTCGGCTCAGGCACCTTGATCACCTTTCCCGTTCTGCTCGCGTTCGGCGTGCCGCCGGTCACCGCGAACGTCTCGAACACCATAGGCCTGGTCCCCGGCTCGCTCAGCGGTGTGCACGGCTACCGTCGCGAACTCGTCGGCCAGCAGGCCAGGCTGCTGCGGCTGGGTACCGCGTCCTTGCTCGGCGGCATCACCGGGGCTGTGCTGCTGCTCGTGCTGCCCGCGGATGCGTTCAAGGCTATCGTGCCGATTCTGATCATCGCGGCACTTGTGCTGGTTGTGGTGCAGCCGCGGCTGGCGCGCTGGGTCAAGCGACAGCGGGAGAACGACGGCACTCCGGCCCCGGCACACGGCGGTCCGATCCTCTTCGCCGCGATTTACGCGACGGGTGTCTACGGCGGGTACTTCGGCGCCGCCCAGGGCGTGCTGCTGATCGGGTTGCTCGGCGTCTTCGTGCACGAGGACATCCAGCGCCTCAATGGAGTGAAGAACGCGCTCGCGCTGATCGTGAACGGGGTTTCCGCCCTGATCTTCATCGTGGTGGCGGACGTGAACTGGCGGGCGGCTGTGCTGATCGCGCTCGGTTCGATCATCGGTGGTCAGCTCGGTGCGCGGATGGGCAGGCGGATGCCGCCGACCGTGCTGCGCGCGGTCATCGTCGTGGTCGGCGTCATCGCGGTGGTCCGGTTGTTGTCGTCCTAG
- a CDS encoding GMC oxidoreductase, with product MTEVPGLRRRAFFKAAGSAALLGVAGSSFGTSVASADPMWEGLFRTWVPEIFAPLPDPPEHSPAIVIGSGFGAAVTALRLAQAGIANTVLERGSRWPNDPWREIFTGDDLPDGRGFWHRTHFTGVTKMPIGCADFGGVLDCTEYPGIDVWRAAAVGGGSVIFTGAMVAPERRFFDHVFGGTVDYGEMDRVYYPRVRDMLRLSPMPADIYNSSPFAHSRAWDDQVRRAGYEPQANDSIFTWDILRAELAGASRASATAARSNLGNSNGAKFDLNQNYLKYAQDTGRSLVYPGHRVDAIAQEAGGRYSVTVRKLAPSGDVLAIRTLTCDRLFLGAGSVGTSELLVRAQAIGALPHLNEHIGDGWGTNGDVVLARGASALAGHGQGVPSASRIFDESGAPLTLESWYIPGIPFETGALASLGMVLDPTRTRFGYDRATNGVGLSWSAKNRDDIVAAAKAVDHRIAERAGALLEYSALGYDANALFTAHPLGGAVLGRATDNYGRVHGHPGLYVMDGAAVPGSTGTVNPSLTITALAERNIEAIIRAGR from the coding sequence ATGACGGAGGTACCTGGGTTGCGTAGACGCGCCTTCTTCAAGGCGGCGGGCAGCGCCGCGCTGCTCGGTGTTGCTGGATCGTCCTTCGGCACGAGCGTCGCATCCGCTGATCCCATGTGGGAGGGGCTGTTTCGCACCTGGGTGCCGGAGATATTCGCGCCGCTTCCCGACCCGCCCGAGCACTCGCCCGCGATCGTGATCGGCTCCGGCTTCGGTGCCGCGGTGACGGCGCTGCGCCTTGCCCAGGCCGGGATCGCCAACACCGTGCTGGAACGCGGTTCGCGCTGGCCCAACGATCCGTGGCGGGAGATCTTCACCGGCGACGACCTGCCCGACGGCCGCGGTTTCTGGCATCGCACGCACTTCACCGGCGTCACCAAGATGCCGATCGGGTGCGCCGACTTCGGCGGCGTGCTGGATTGCACCGAGTACCCGGGTATCGATGTGTGGCGGGCGGCTGCCGTCGGGGGCGGCTCGGTGATCTTCACCGGAGCCATGGTCGCCCCGGAACGTCGCTTCTTCGACCACGTCTTCGGCGGCACCGTCGACTACGGCGAAATGGACCGCGTGTACTACCCGCGGGTGCGGGACATGTTGCGGCTGAGCCCGATGCCCGCGGACATTTACAATTCCTCGCCGTTCGCGCATTCCCGGGCCTGGGACGACCAGGTCCGCAGGGCAGGCTACGAGCCGCAGGCGAACGACTCGATCTTCACCTGGGACATCCTGCGCGCCGAGCTCGCCGGAGCCAGCAGGGCCTCGGCCACGGCGGCGCGGAGCAATCTGGGTAACTCCAACGGCGCCAAGTTCGACCTGAACCAGAACTACCTGAAGTATGCGCAGGACACCGGGCGCAGCCTGGTTTACCCAGGCCATCGGGTCGACGCCATCGCGCAGGAGGCCGGCGGCCGCTATTCGGTCACCGTGCGGAAACTGGCGCCCAGCGGCGACGTGCTCGCAATACGCACGCTCACCTGCGATCGGCTCTTTCTCGGCGCGGGCTCGGTCGGCACCTCGGAGCTGCTGGTCCGCGCTCAGGCCATCGGTGCGCTGCCGCATCTCAACGAACACATCGGCGACGGGTGGGGCACCAACGGCGACGTGGTGCTCGCCCGTGGCGCGAGTGCGCTGGCCGGCCATGGCCAAGGCGTGCCGAGTGCGAGTCGCATCTTCGACGAATCAGGCGCGCCGCTGACCCTGGAGAGCTGGTACATCCCCGGCATCCCGTTCGAGACCGGCGCGCTGGCCTCGCTCGGCATGGTTCTCGACCCGACCCGCACCAGGTTCGGCTACGACAGGGCCACGAACGGCGTAGGGCTCAGCTGGTCCGCGAAGAACCGGGACGACATCGTGGCCGCGGCGAAGGCGGTCGACCACCGGATCGCCGAACGAGCCGGCGCGCTCCTCGAGTACAGCGCGCTCGGTTACGACGCGAACGCGCTGTTCACCGCGCACCCGCTCGGGGGAGCAGTGCTCGGAAGGGCCACCGACAACTACGGGCGCGTGCACGGCCATCCCGGCCTGTATGTGATGGATGGCGCCGCGGTGCCCGGCAGCACCGGAACGGTCAACCCGTCGCTCACCATCACCGCATTGGCCGAGCGCAATATCGAGGCGATCATCCGCGCGGGCCGCTGA
- a CDS encoding ion transporter: MSAPTTSSRIDSYGLREVSEPQDFPRKPPTLWTDFLMLTLAVVSVVLVAWITFFPVSGHTYHTIVIVDWSVCAVFAAEFLWRWRRAGWPWTFPFIYWYEVLGMIPVTSPFFRGFRLLRIVVIVVRLGRVADRVFGDRVTAAVVNRFVVTIVDTIRRPMTIAVMDEVVQVLRTGHYTRNIAAALAENRAELDEMIVDLIKKDPQAGRVRYIPFHDEIIRLIADTTFRIVFQVLEDPRTDELVSDMLRENIDQIRDAVRDGVRVPPSAYGPTPAENGVRHQLSRVSRA, encoded by the coding sequence GTGTCCGCTCCCACCACCAGCTCGCGCATAGACAGCTACGGTCTCCGGGAAGTGTCGGAGCCACAGGACTTTCCACGTAAGCCGCCTACGCTGTGGACCGATTTCCTGATGCTGACGCTGGCCGTGGTTTCCGTGGTGTTGGTCGCCTGGATCACCTTCTTCCCGGTCTCCGGCCACACTTATCACACGATCGTGATTGTCGACTGGTCGGTGTGCGCGGTGTTCGCCGCGGAGTTCCTGTGGCGCTGGCGGCGCGCGGGCTGGCCGTGGACCTTCCCGTTCATCTACTGGTACGAGGTCCTCGGCATGATCCCGGTGACCAGCCCGTTCTTCCGCGGTTTCCGCCTGTTGCGGATCGTGGTGATCGTCGTCCGGCTCGGCCGGGTGGCCGACCGCGTCTTCGGCGACCGGGTGACCGCCGCGGTGGTGAACCGGTTCGTGGTGACCATCGTGGACACCATCCGCCGTCCGATGACGATCGCGGTGATGGACGAGGTGGTGCAGGTCCTGCGCACCGGCCACTACACCCGCAATATCGCGGCCGCGCTGGCGGAGAACCGTGCCGAGCTGGACGAGATGATCGTCGACCTGATCAAGAAGGACCCGCAGGCAGGCCGGGTGCGCTACATCCCGTTCCACGACGAGATCATCCGGCTGATCGCCGACACGACGTTCCGCATCGTGTTCCAGGTTCTGGAGGATCCGCGCACCGACGAACTCGTCTCGGATATGTTGCGCGAGAACATCGATCAGATCCGTGACGCGGTCCGCGACGGAGTTCGGGTGCCGCCATCCGCGTATGGTCCGACGCCCGCCGAGAACGGCGTCCGGCACCAGCTCAGTCGTGTGTCGCGTGCCTGA
- a CDS encoding low temperature requirement protein A: MIGSKRVRFQPVAEGASVTQLELFFDLVLVFAFTMVTDLAAEETSAKNMLRALLVLALMWWLWIAYSWLGNTVRADEGIARVAMFAAMGGGFIAALTIPEAFRDLPGGWFGPLVFAIAYLIVRLVHVGMYWLASSEDSQLRNQVLRWALGSITIGTTLLVIAAMTSGVVQIVLWIAAIAGDYLWTLFAGTDWRLNSATHFAERYGLIVIVALGESIVSIGIGVAGLPISWPIAVGSMLGLAISGLLWWAYFDVAALSVEHELVRAEGARQIKIARGSYTFWHFPMIVGIIGLSLGLKKVLYYVGDSSHHTLTDALYGIPLYALYGGVVVYLIALVGFKHYATGTVTVSRVVTVVVLLALLPLACALPALASLALLCVVLIALIAWETVRFAQPRDEIRHATHD, from the coding sequence ATGATCGGTTCCAAACGGGTTCGGTTCCAGCCGGTGGCCGAAGGCGCCTCGGTAACCCAGCTCGAGCTGTTTTTCGACCTGGTGCTCGTCTTCGCGTTCACCATGGTCACCGACCTGGCCGCGGAGGAGACCAGCGCGAAGAACATGCTGCGTGCGCTGCTCGTGCTTGCCCTGATGTGGTGGCTGTGGATCGCCTATTCCTGGCTCGGCAACACGGTCCGCGCGGACGAGGGCATCGCACGGGTCGCGATGTTCGCCGCGATGGGCGGCGGGTTCATCGCCGCGCTCACCATTCCCGAGGCATTCCGCGACCTGCCCGGCGGCTGGTTCGGTCCGTTGGTTTTCGCGATCGCCTACCTGATCGTGCGACTGGTACACGTCGGTATGTACTGGCTGGCCAGTTCCGAGGACTCGCAACTGCGCAACCAGGTGCTGCGCTGGGCGCTCGGCTCGATCACCATCGGCACCACGCTGCTGGTCATCGCGGCGATGACATCGGGTGTCGTGCAGATCGTCTTGTGGATCGCCGCCATCGCGGGTGACTATCTGTGGACGCTGTTCGCCGGCACCGACTGGCGGTTGAACTCGGCCACCCATTTCGCCGAGCGATACGGGTTGATCGTCATTGTCGCGCTCGGTGAATCGATCGTTTCGATCGGCATCGGAGTGGCCGGGCTGCCGATCTCCTGGCCGATCGCGGTCGGCTCGATGCTGGGTCTCGCTATTTCCGGGCTGCTGTGGTGGGCGTATTTCGACGTGGCCGCCCTGTCGGTGGAACACGAACTCGTGCGCGCCGAGGGTGCGCGACAGATCAAGATCGCGCGGGGTTCCTATACCTTTTGGCATTTCCCGATGATCGTCGGGATCATCGGGTTGTCACTCGGACTGAAGAAAGTGCTCTACTACGTCGGCGACTCGTCGCACCACACCCTGACGGACGCGCTGTATGGAATTCCGCTGTACGCGCTCTACGGCGGTGTGGTGGTGTATCTGATCGCGTTGGTCGGTTTCAAGCACTACGCGACGGGCACCGTCACAGTGTCCCGAGTGGTCACCGTCGTGGTGCTGCTCGCACTCCTCCCGCTGGCCTGTGCGCTGCCCGCACTGGCATCACTTGCGCTGCTCTGCGTGGTGCTGATCGCGCTGATCGCTTGGGAGACCGTCCGATTCGCGCAGCCGAGGGACGAGATCAGGCACGCGACACACGACTGA
- a CDS encoding sporulation protein has protein sequence MKYAELLGQARDAITVRRVFGEPYESDGALVIPAASVGGGGGGGGGTGNGADGQGEGEGLAFGMGAKPVGAFALRDGQLTWHPAVDVNAIIATVGNVLIAGIVAFAVVRLGRRRA, from the coding sequence ATGAAATATGCCGAACTACTGGGGCAAGCGCGAGACGCGATCACCGTGCGCCGGGTTTTCGGGGAGCCGTACGAATCCGACGGGGCCCTGGTAATTCCCGCCGCCTCGGTCGGTGGCGGCGGTGGCGGGGGTGGTGGCACCGGCAACGGCGCCGACGGTCAAGGCGAGGGCGAAGGCCTGGCCTTCGGCATGGGTGCCAAGCCCGTCGGCGCGTTTGCTCTGCGTGACGGACAGCTCACCTGGCACCCGGCCGTGGACGTCAACGCGATCATCGCGACGGTCGGCAATGTGCTGATCGCCGGGATCGTTGCCTTCGCGGTGGTGCGCCTCGGCAGGCGACGCGCCTAG
- a CDS encoding DUF1918 domain-containing protein, producing MMANVGDRLCVHGHVVGEGDRQGEIIEVRGPDGTPPYVVRFTDGHESLVYPGPDAIVEHDVAN from the coding sequence ATGATGGCGAATGTCGGAGACCGACTCTGCGTGCACGGCCACGTTGTGGGAGAAGGGGACCGCCAGGGCGAGATCATCGAGGTCCGCGGGCCGGACGGGACGCCACCCTACGTGGTGCGCTTCACCGACGGCCACGAATCGCTGGTGTATCCCGGACCCGACGCGATCGTCGAGCACGACGTAGCGAACTGA